One window from the genome of Gemmatimonadetes bacterium SCN 70-22 encodes:
- a CDS encoding elongation factor 4, protein MNLQHIRNFCIVAHIDHGKSTLADRLIETTGTLERREMKSQVLDTLDLERERGITIKLNAVRMGYKARDGQQYELNLIDTPGHVDFTYEVSRSLAACEGAILVVDASQGIQAQTLSNLFLALDAGLEIIPVLNKIDLPGAEPERRKQEVHDLIGVAPDDILLVSAKEGLGVPDLLEAIVKRVPPPRGDPNAPLRALIFDSYYDRYRGAIPSIRVVDGVMTPGMQITFGANDARYEVIEVGMLQLRQVKQEQLSAGEVGYVVANVRSVRETRAGDTIFDADHHATEALPGYKEVHSMVFAGIYPTDTSQYESLRDALSKLQLNDASLHYEPETSTALGFGFRCGFLGLLHMEIVQERLEREFNLDLVTTVPNVEYHVYKTDGEMELIENPSKLPSPQVIQRIDEPYVKARIVSPTEYIGPIMTLGTERRGVYLGMKYIDTTRVEFDWEFPLAEIVLDFYDRLKTISRGYASLDYEMADYRPGKLVKLDLLINGDVLDAFSVIIHVDKSYDWGRKIADKLKELIPRQLFEVIIQAAIGTKIIARTTVKALRKDVLAKCYGGDISRKRKLLEKQKEGKKRMKQVGAVEIPQEAFLAVLQVD, encoded by the coding sequence GTGAATCTCCAGCATATCCGCAACTTCTGCATCGTCGCGCACATCGACCACGGCAAGTCGACGCTGGCCGACCGCCTCATCGAGACCACGGGGACGCTCGAGCGGCGCGAGATGAAGTCGCAGGTGCTCGACACGCTCGACCTGGAGCGCGAGCGCGGGATCACGATCAAGCTCAACGCCGTGCGCATGGGGTACAAGGCGCGGGACGGGCAGCAATACGAGCTGAACCTGATCGACACCCCCGGGCACGTGGACTTCACCTACGAGGTCTCGCGTTCGCTGGCGGCGTGCGAAGGGGCCATCCTGGTGGTCGACGCGTCGCAGGGGATCCAGGCGCAGACCCTCTCGAACCTCTTCCTCGCGCTCGACGCGGGACTCGAGATCATCCCCGTCCTCAACAAGATCGACCTGCCGGGCGCGGAACCGGAGCGGCGCAAGCAGGAGGTGCACGACCTGATCGGGGTCGCCCCCGACGATATCCTCCTGGTGAGCGCCAAGGAGGGGCTCGGGGTCCCCGACCTGCTCGAGGCGATCGTGAAGCGCGTGCCGCCGCCCAGGGGCGACCCGAACGCGCCGCTCCGCGCGCTCATCTTCGACTCGTACTACGACCGCTACCGCGGCGCCATTCCGAGCATCCGCGTGGTGGACGGCGTGATGACGCCCGGGATGCAGATCACGTTCGGCGCGAACGACGCGCGCTACGAGGTGATCGAGGTCGGGATGTTGCAGCTGCGCCAGGTGAAGCAGGAGCAGCTGTCGGCCGGCGAGGTGGGGTACGTGGTGGCCAACGTGCGCAGCGTGAGGGAGACGCGCGCGGGCGACACGATCTTCGACGCCGACCACCACGCCACCGAGGCCCTGCCGGGGTACAAGGAGGTGCACTCGATGGTGTTCGCGGGGATCTACCCCACGGACACGTCGCAGTACGAGTCGCTGCGCGATGCGCTCTCCAAGCTCCAGCTCAACGACGCCTCGCTGCACTACGAGCCCGAGACGTCCACGGCGCTGGGCTTCGGCTTCCGCTGCGGCTTCCTGGGGCTGCTGCACATGGAGATCGTGCAGGAGCGGCTCGAGCGTGAGTTCAACCTCGACCTCGTGACCACCGTCCCGAACGTGGAGTACCACGTGTACAAGACGGACGGCGAGATGGAGCTGATCGAGAACCCGTCCAAGCTCCCGTCGCCGCAGGTGATCCAGCGCATCGACGAGCCCTACGTCAAGGCGCGCATCGTCTCCCCCACCGAGTACATCGGCCCGATCATGACGCTGGGGACGGAGCGCCGCGGCGTGTACCTGGGGATGAAGTACATCGACACGACGCGCGTGGAGTTCGACTGGGAGTTCCCGCTGGCCGAGATCGTCCTCGACTTCTACGATCGCCTCAAGACCATCTCGCGCGGCTACGCCTCGCTGGACTACGAGATGGCCGACTATCGCCCGGGGAAGCTCGTGAAGCTCGACCTGCTGATCAACGGCGACGTGCTCGACGCGTTCTCGGTGATCATCCACGTCGACAAGTCGTACGACTGGGGACGCAAGATCGCCGACAAGCTCAAGGAGCTCATCCCGCGCCAGCTGTTCGAGGTGATCATCCAGGCCGCCATCGGCACGAAGATCATCGCCCGGACCACGGTGAAGGCGCTGCGCAAGGACGTGCTCGCGAAGTGCTACGGCGGCGACATCTCGCGCAAGCGCAAGCTCCTGGAGAAGCAGAAGGAGGGGAAGAAGCGCATGAAGCAGGTCGGCGCGGTCGAGATCCCGCAGGAGGCGTTCCTGGCGGTGCTGCAAGTTGACTAG
- a CDS encoding ribose-5-phosphate isomerase, with protein MKDAILAYLRERGAAVHDVGTFGTDAVDYPDFAVAVARAVASGAADVGIMVDGAGIGSCMAANKVPGARAAMCHDVTTASNAREHNNANVLTLGGTLIGARLALDIVRTFLDTPFAGGRHARRVDKVDALDAARVP; from the coding sequence ATGAAGGACGCGATCCTCGCGTACCTGCGCGAGCGCGGCGCGGCGGTGCACGACGTCGGCACCTTCGGAACCGATGCCGTCGACTATCCCGACTTCGCCGTGGCCGTGGCGCGCGCCGTCGCATCCGGGGCGGCCGACGTCGGGATCATGGTCGACGGTGCCGGGATCGGGAGCTGCATGGCGGCGAACAAGGTCCCCGGGGCGCGCGCGGCCATGTGCCACGACGTCACCACCGCGTCGAACGCCCGCGAGCACAACAACGCCAACGTGCTCACGTTAGGCGGGACGCTGATCGGCGCGCGCCTCGCGCTCGACATCGTGCGCACCTTCCTCGACACGCCGTTCGCCGGGGGGCGCCACGCGCGGCGCGTCGACAAGGTCGACGCCCTCGATGCGGCGCGTGTCCCTTGA
- a CDS encoding cell division ATP-binding protein FtsE, producing MIRFANVFKEYPRTGVALNDVSFTVNKGEFVFLTGPSGAGKSSILKHIYFDQLPTRGEVWVSGTRSKGVTRKEISMLRRKLGVVFQDFRLLEDRSVEQNVAFALEVIGTPHDKIHPKVSRLLTQMGLASKSRNLPRELSGGEQQRVAIARALANDPFVLVADEPTGNLDDRATRGVFQLLRDINAAGTAVVMATHDLDLVKRANLRVLEVNRGQLVYDSSEEKRRAPELTP from the coding sequence GTGATCCGATTCGCCAACGTCTTCAAAGAGTATCCGCGCACCGGCGTCGCCCTCAATGACGTGTCGTTCACCGTCAACAAGGGCGAGTTCGTGTTCCTCACGGGGCCGAGCGGCGCGGGGAAGAGCTCGATCCTGAAGCACATCTACTTCGACCAGCTCCCCACGCGCGGAGAAGTCTGGGTGAGCGGGACCCGTTCCAAGGGGGTCACGCGCAAGGAGATCTCGATGCTGCGCCGGAAGCTGGGGGTCGTGTTCCAGGACTTCCGCCTCCTCGAGGACCGCTCGGTCGAGCAGAACGTCGCCTTCGCGCTCGAGGTGATCGGGACACCGCACGACAAGATCCACCCGAAGGTGTCACGGCTCCTCACGCAGATGGGGCTGGCCTCCAAGTCCAGGAACCTTCCGCGCGAGCTGAGCGGGGGCGAACAACAGCGGGTCGCCATCGCCCGCGCGCTGGCCAACGATCCGTTCGTCCTCGTGGCCGACGAGCCCACGGGGAACCTCGACGATCGCGCCACGCGCGGGGTCTTCCAACTGCTGCGCGACATCAACGCGGCGGGGACCGCGGTGGTGATGGCGACGCACGACCTCGATCTCGTGAAGCGCGCCAACCTCCGCGTGCTGGAAGTCAATCGGGGGCAGTTGGTGTACGACTCGTCGGAAGAGAAGCGCCGCGCGCCGGAGCTGACGCCATGA